One stretch of Zingiber officinale cultivar Zhangliang chromosome 6B, Zo_v1.1, whole genome shotgun sequence DNA includes these proteins:
- the LOC121991750 gene encoding uncharacterized protein LOC121991750, which translates to MDPCPFVRVLVRNLALKVPAAARPAGGPGVHPSAHPCFATVRLHNHPSRHTSPVPLVPADHGSDAPAASTALAAGFHLSKSEIDRFARTSLTLFPSAASGASTTKLKVRVYSGRRGTSCGVRSGRLLGKVSLPLDLKAAAAAEGKAVVHHSAWVGVGKGAGKAQLYLTVTSEMDPKFVFEFDAEPERSPQVFQVQDNRGRQPVFTCSFSRRHNSGDPNWRSKSLPLESSSARNWPPSLAWLGKERKGWSVTVHDLSGSPVALASMVTPFVASPGTDRVSRSNPGAWLILRPGVGTWHPWARLEAWRERGGSSGDGLGYRFQLLSTNPADPRVCLAESAVSSSRGGKFTVDLTSGSPFPRTTSAPHTGGEPTTPSSAYVGFVMSSTIAGEGRRGVGPTVEVGERHVGCAEDAAAFVAVAAAVNLSMEACRLFSNKLQRGISLSNLSLRRQSSSLI; encoded by the exons ATGGACCCCTGCCCCTTTGTCCGTGTCCTCGTCCGGAACCTCGCCCTCAAAGTCCCAGCAGCCGCCCGCCCCGCCGGTGGCCCCGGCGTCCACCCCTCCGCTCACCCCTGCTTCGCCACCGTTCGTCTCCACAATCACCCCTCCCGCCACACCTCCCCCGTTCCTCTCGTCCCCGCCGACCACGGCTCCGATGCGCCAGCCGCCTCGACCGCTCTCGCGGCCGGGTTTCACCTCTCCAAGTCCGAAATCGACCGGTTCGCCAGGACGTCGCTGACGCTCTTCCCCTCCGCCGCCTCCGGCGCGTCGACCACGAAGCTGAAGGTCAGGGTCTACTCGGGCCGCCGGGGGACGTCCTGCGGGGTGCGGTCCGGGAGGCTCTTGGGGAAGGTGTCGTTGCCGTTGGATCtcaaggcggcggcggcggcggaaggCAAGGCGGTGGTGCACCACAGCGCATGGGTCGGGGTAGGGAAGGGGGCTGGCAAGGCGCAGCTCTACCTGACAGTGACGTCGGAGATGGACCCCAAGTTCGTGTTCGAGTTCGACGCGGAGCCGGAGAGGAGCCCTCAGGTGTTCCAGGTCCAGGATAACAGGGGAAGGCAGCCGGTCTTCACCTGCAGCTTTAGCCGTCGCCATAACTCCGGCGACCCGAACTGGAGATCAAA ATCGTTGCCATTGGAGTCGAGTAGTGCCAGGAATTGGCCGCCGTCCTTGGCGTGGCTGGGAAAGGAGCGCAAGGGCTGGTCCGTCACTGTCCACGACCTCTCCGGCTCTCCCGTGGCCCTGGCTTCCATGGTCACCCCTTTCGTCGCCTCCCCAGGCACCGACCGCGTCAGCCGTTCCAATCCCGGCGCCTGGCTCATCCTCCGGCCCGGCGTCGGCACCTGGCACCCCTGGGCCCGCCTCGAGGCCTGGCGCGAGCGCGGCGGTTCATCCGGCGACGGCCTCGGCTACCGCTTCCAGCTCCTTTCCACCAACCCCGCCGACCCCCGCGTGTGCCTCGCTGAGTCCGCCGTCAGCTCCTCCAGAGGAGGCAAATTCACCGTCGACCTTACCAGCGGCAGCCCGTTCCCGCGGACCACCTCCGCCCCCCACACCGGCGGCGAACCGACCACGCCCTCTTCAGCCTACGTCGGGTTCGTGATGTCGTCCACGATCGCGGGCGAGGGACGAAGGGGCGTCGGCCCGACGGTGGAGGTCGGGGAGCGGCACGTCGGCTGCGCCGAGGACGCAGCGGCGTTCGTGGCGGTGGCGGCGGCCGTAAATCTCAGCATGGAAGCATGCCGCCTTTTCTCCAACAAGCTCCAGCGAGGGATTTCCCTCTCCAACTTGTCGCTGCGGCGGCAATCCTCCAGTCTAATTTAA